The following coding sequences lie in one Psychrobacter arenosus genomic window:
- the mraY gene encoding phospho-N-acetylmuramoyl-pentapeptide-transferase, translating into MLLWLFEWLGQYYTPFSAVSSLTLRALLAVVTALAFSLILGGPAIAHLRTLKYGQAIRDDGPQSHLAKTGTPTMGGILILSSIAVATLSWARLSNPYIWILIIVMVIFGAVGWMDDWLKIKYKDPKGLSAKKKYFWLSMGALFVGVSLYYIALQQPNMAATFEMQDLLVPLFKNWVIPFSAVPFGIGFIIFTYFVINGSSNAVNLTDGLDGLAILPVVLVAAGLGAFAYVSGDVRFADYLHVPYIAYNSEVTIVCGAMIGAGLGFLWFNAHPAQVFMGDVGALALGAMLGTIAVMTRQEIAFAIMGGLFVAEALSVMIQVGSYKLRKKRVFRMAPLHHHFEEIGWKETQVVARFWIIAIVLVVLGLMTLKLR; encoded by the coding sequence GTGTTACTTTGGTTATTTGAATGGCTCGGTCAGTATTACACACCTTTTTCAGCAGTGTCCTCTTTGACCCTACGAGCCCTGCTTGCCGTGGTCACAGCGCTAGCCTTTAGTCTCATATTGGGCGGCCCTGCTATTGCGCATCTGCGTACCTTAAAATATGGTCAGGCTATCCGCGATGATGGTCCGCAGTCGCATTTGGCAAAGACGGGTACCCCCACGATGGGCGGAATTCTGATTCTAAGCTCAATCGCTGTGGCCACGCTCAGTTGGGCGCGGCTGTCTAACCCTTACATCTGGATTCTCATCATCGTTATGGTAATCTTTGGTGCCGTAGGGTGGATGGACGATTGGCTAAAGATTAAGTATAAAGACCCCAAAGGCCTATCCGCTAAGAAGAAGTATTTTTGGCTGTCCATGGGCGCGCTCTTCGTCGGGGTTTCTTTATATTATATTGCGCTACAACAGCCCAATATGGCCGCCACTTTTGAGATGCAAGACTTGCTAGTGCCGCTATTTAAAAATTGGGTCATTCCTTTTTCAGCGGTGCCTTTTGGTATTGGGTTTATCATCTTTACCTACTTCGTCATTAATGGCTCCTCAAACGCAGTCAACCTAACGGACGGTCTTGATGGCTTAGCCATTTTGCCGGTCGTGTTAGTAGCTGCGGGTCTGGGTGCCTTTGCTTATGTCTCTGGTGATGTGCGCTTTGCTGATTATTTGCACGTACCGTATATCGCTTACAACTCTGAAGTGACCATCGTTTGTGGCGCTATGATTGGCGCGGGTCTTGGCTTCTTATGGTTTAACGCGCATCCAGCACAAGTCTTTATGGGCGATGTCGGTGCCTTAGCCTTAGGCGCTATGCTTGGGACTATCGCCGTAATGACCCGCCAAGAGATTGCTTTCGCTATTATGGGCGGTCTCTTTGTAGCTGAAGCCCTATCCGTGATGATTCAGGTGGGCTCCTATAAACTGCGTAAAAAGCGCGTGTTTAGAATGGCGCCACTGCACCATCACTTCGAAGAGATTGGTTGGAAAGAAACCCAAGTGGTCGCTAGGTTCTGGATTATTGCGATTGTCTTGGTTGTGTTGGGCTTGATGACGTTGAAGCTAAGATAA
- a CDS encoding putative RNA methyltransferase, giving the protein MSPSPVSESAHTFAIPDFICPLCQSPLQLDAKSWTCDASQQASLMADGKTPAKLSHHSFDVARQGYVNLLPVQQKKSKAPGDSPESIAARQRFLAAGHYAPLQTLIGEQLARLAIEESVEETVESKTGQCWADIGSGEGYYTLAMREALVKQGIDSLIAVDISKPAVVTLAKASKAAGVLWQQATVQAAASIPCPIYPLVASAAHLPLAPGSLTGISTIFSPILPEVFAQMLQPGGWLVIAKPDVGHLASVREALFDSVREHDSDKFLTQLEPYFTQHAVLSCNQELQLNQADLTDLLTMTPYAYRAQPAKRDALLTSANENEFKTEAKFVVYILRKR; this is encoded by the coding sequence GTGTCACCATCTCCTGTTTCTGAGTCTGCTCATACCTTTGCTATCCCTGATTTTATTTGTCCGCTATGCCAGTCTCCTTTGCAATTGGACGCCAAGAGTTGGACGTGTGATGCCAGTCAGCAAGCGTCCCTGATGGCGGATGGCAAAACCCCTGCTAAGCTCAGCCACCATAGCTTCGATGTGGCGCGGCAAGGCTATGTTAATCTGCTACCAGTGCAACAAAAAAAGTCCAAAGCCCCCGGCGATAGCCCAGAGTCTATAGCGGCAAGACAGCGGTTTTTGGCAGCAGGACACTACGCCCCTTTGCAGACCTTAATTGGTGAGCAATTGGCGCGATTGGCTATAGAAGAATCGGTAGAAGAAACAGTAGAAAGCAAAACGGGGCAGTGTTGGGCGGATATCGGTAGTGGGGAAGGGTACTACACGTTGGCAATGCGCGAGGCTCTAGTCAAACAAGGCATTGATAGCTTAATTGCGGTAGATATCAGTAAGCCTGCGGTGGTCACGTTGGCTAAGGCAAGTAAAGCTGCGGGGGTGTTATGGCAACAAGCCACCGTGCAAGCAGCAGCGAGCATACCCTGTCCAATATATCCCTTAGTCGCCAGTGCAGCGCATTTGCCGCTAGCGCCGGGCAGTCTTACAGGCATTAGCACTATCTTTAGCCCTATTCTGCCGGAAGTGTTTGCGCAGATGCTACAACCTGGCGGTTGGCTAGTAATTGCCAAACCGGATGTGGGCCATTTGGCCTCGGTACGTGAAGCCTTGTTTGACTCAGTTCGTGAGCACGATTCTGATAAATTTCTCACGCAATTAGAGCCTTATTTTACCCAGCACGCCGTCTTATCTTGCAATCAAGAGTTGCAGCTTAATCAAGCAGACTTGACCGATTTACTCACCATGACCCCTTATGCTTACCGCGCGCAGCCTGCTAAACGGGACGCTTTATTAACGTCTGCTAATGAGAATGAATTTAAAACGGAAGCTAAGTTTGTGGTTTACATTCTGCGTAAGCGCTAA
- the cls gene encoding cardiolipin synthase, whose translation MNPSTVNDLRILDITISDILLTVHFLLLVLITLRILARYDLTSSARLAWFVVVLALPYFGVVVYWMFGEVHLGREITREHRATIKELHKRHPEVLGDAQTFKHHIATEYQPAFAYGAAVTGFNTTTGNRAELMPDAQTARARMIADFDAATDHIHVMYYIWLSDETSINTAKALIRAAHRGVTCRAMVDAMGSRKLLSSPLWQEMKDAGVQLGIALPFHNIFKVLLTSRIDLRNHRKITVIDGTITYCGSQNCADPEFRVKPKYAPWVDIMVRFEGPIVAQKQMLFASDWLMANPDTPLAAFSYPTVAKGGLNQDTTAGFAAQVFADGPTQRRAATPQFLTTLITQAQQQLIISTPYFVPDYSLISALCATAYRGVEVIMIFPKKNDSFVVAATSHSYYWELLEAGVKIYEFKGGLLHAKTLTVDGQISLVGSTNLDLRSFDLNYENNIVLSDAALTADIIERQYDYISDSDAVTKADVQAWRLPRRIWNNVVATIGPVL comes from the coding sequence ATGAACCCTAGCACTGTCAATGATTTAAGGATATTAGATATCACCATTAGCGATATCTTACTCACCGTGCATTTCCTCTTGTTGGTGCTCATCACTTTGCGGATTTTAGCGCGCTATGACCTGACCTCGTCTGCTCGGCTAGCGTGGTTTGTGGTGGTGTTGGCCTTGCCCTATTTCGGCGTCGTGGTGTATTGGATGTTCGGCGAGGTGCATTTAGGGCGTGAGATTACTCGGGAGCACCGAGCAACGATTAAGGAGCTGCATAAGCGTCACCCTGAAGTCTTGGGCGATGCACAGACCTTCAAACACCATATAGCGACGGAATACCAGCCCGCGTTTGCTTACGGGGCGGCGGTCACCGGCTTTAATACCACAACAGGCAATCGCGCTGAATTAATGCCGGACGCCCAGACGGCAAGGGCGCGCATGATTGCGGACTTTGACGCCGCGACCGATCATATCCATGTGATGTACTATATTTGGCTCAGCGATGAGACCAGCATTAATACGGCTAAAGCTTTGATTCGCGCAGCACATCGTGGGGTCACTTGTCGGGCGATGGTCGATGCTATGGGCTCGCGTAAGCTGCTCAGCTCCCCGCTATGGCAAGAGATGAAGGACGCGGGCGTGCAACTCGGGATCGCCCTACCCTTTCATAATATCTTTAAAGTGCTGCTGACCAGCCGTATCGACCTGCGTAATCACCGCAAGATTACGGTTATCGATGGCACAATTACTTATTGTGGCAGTCAAAACTGCGCTGACCCAGAGTTTCGAGTGAAGCCTAAGTATGCCCCTTGGGTCGATATTATGGTGCGCTTTGAAGGACCTATCGTTGCGCAAAAACAGATGCTCTTTGCTAGCGACTGGCTGATGGCCAATCCAGACACGCCCCTAGCCGCTTTTAGCTATCCTACGGTAGCGAAGGGTGGGCTAAACCAGGACACCACAGCAGGATTTGCCGCCCAAGTATTTGCAGATGGCCCTACCCAGCGCCGTGCAGCCACCCCGCAATTTCTCACCACACTCATTACTCAGGCGCAGCAGCAACTGATTATTTCCACACCCTACTTCGTCCCCGATTACTCCTTGATTAGCGCGCTATGTGCAACCGCCTATCGCGGGGTCGAAGTCATTATGATTTTTCCAAAAAAGAACGATTCTTTCGTCGTGGCCGCTACCAGTCATAGCTATTATTGGGAACTGTTAGAAGCAGGTGTGAAAATTTATGAGTTTAAAGGCGGCTTACTGCATGCCAAGACCTTAACCGTCGACGGTCAGATTAGCTTAGTCGGGTCCACCAATTTAGACTTGCGCAGCTTTGATTTGAACTATGAAAACAATATCGTATTGAGTGATGCGGCCTTAACCGCTGATATTATCGAGCGCCAATATGACTATATCAGCGACTCAGATGCGGTGACCAAAGCGGATGTCCAAGCGTGGCGCTTACCGAGACGCATTTGGAATAATGTGGTCGCTACGATTGGCCCTGTTTTATAG
- a CDS encoding basic amino acid/polyamine antiporter produces the protein MQNGQKIGLVMLTAIVFSSMVGAGIFSLPQNMAEVAGVNAILTAWVITGIGILFLAGCFLHLSRLKPELDGGIYTYARQGFGDLAGFFSAWGYWLCATIGVVGYLVVAFAALGSFVDTPNQVIFGEGNTVWAFIGESIILWSVHYLVLRGVKQAAFINLIATLAKSLPLLAFIVFAYYAFDLPTFNADRAGTTLATPFIEQVKGTMLITLWVFTGIEGAVVLSGRAKRRADIGRATYIGVICALVLYIAITLLSLGVMSRVDVAGLTNPSMAGLMAQMIGPVGKWVISLGLIVSVLASYLSWILYSAEVPYTAAQYHAFPRIFAKKNAQDTPYTSLILTSLTVQFCLLMILWTGKGYTTLVLISTSMILIPYFLVGAYLVKVAFREKTGWGIKAVGLGASVYGIWLIYAAGLDNLLLSLLLYIPGLAIYYYSRYQQRKLSATPV, from the coding sequence ATGCAAAATGGACAAAAAATTGGCTTAGTCATGCTGACTGCCATTGTATTTAGCTCAATGGTTGGTGCGGGAATTTTTAGCTTGCCACAAAACATGGCAGAGGTGGCGGGGGTGAACGCCATCTTGACGGCCTGGGTAATTACCGGCATTGGGATTTTATTTTTAGCTGGTTGTTTTTTACACCTATCCCGACTCAAGCCTGAGCTAGATGGCGGGATTTATACTTATGCCAGACAAGGATTTGGTGATTTAGCAGGGTTTTTTTCGGCTTGGGGCTATTGGCTGTGTGCCACCATCGGTGTGGTAGGCTATTTGGTGGTCGCTTTTGCTGCGTTAGGCAGCTTTGTAGACACTCCTAACCAAGTCATTTTTGGCGAAGGCAATACCGTTTGGGCTTTTATTGGCGAGTCCATCATTTTATGGTCCGTGCACTACCTGGTGCTGCGCGGGGTCAAACAAGCGGCTTTTATTAACCTGATTGCTACCTTGGCCAAAAGCTTACCGCTATTGGCCTTTATAGTCTTTGCGTACTATGCTTTTGATTTACCCACTTTTAATGCCGATCGTGCCGGCACCACGTTAGCCACTCCTTTTATAGAGCAAGTCAAAGGCACTATGTTGATTACTCTCTGGGTATTTACGGGTATAGAAGGGGCCGTGGTTTTATCAGGGCGCGCCAAACGGCGGGCAGATATTGGTCGCGCTACTTACATAGGGGTCATTTGTGCTTTAGTACTTTATATCGCCATCACCTTGCTGTCTTTGGGGGTGATGAGTAGAGTGGACGTAGCGGGACTGACCAATCCTTCTATGGCCGGATTAATGGCGCAGATGATCGGCCCAGTAGGCAAATGGGTCATCAGCTTAGGGCTGATTGTCTCTGTACTGGCCTCTTATTTAAGTTGGATTCTTTATTCTGCAGAAGTCCCTTATACGGCGGCCCAGTATCACGCTTTCCCGCGTATATTTGCCAAAAAAAATGCCCAAGATACTCCTTATACTTCTTTGATACTCACCAGCTTGACCGTACAATTTTGTCTGCTGATGATTCTATGGACCGGCAAGGGTTATACTACTTTGGTGCTCATTTCCACCTCTATGATTCTGATTCCTTATTTTTTGGTGGGGGCTTATTTGGTCAAAGTCGCTTTCCGAGAAAAGACAGGTTGGGGAATTAAAGCGGTCGGCTTAGGGGCTAGCGTTTATGGCATTTGGCTCATTTACGCCGCAGGACTCGATAACTTACTGCTATCATTGCTGCTCTATATCCCAGGTCTGGCCATCTATTATTATAGCCGCTATCAACAGCGTAAACTGAGCGCTACACCCGTCTAG
- a CDS encoding homocysteine S-methyltransferase family protein → MSIPAVTILDGGMSRELEKHGAPFRQPEWSALSLMETPEIVCAVHRDFIQSGAQVITTNSYALVPFHIGEARFTAQGQALAATAGKMARQAVELEDSDTQVAGSIPPLFGSYRADLFDPERVEVIATPLIKGLAPYVDFWLAETQSLIAEAVAIHKLLAQLDEAHKPLWVAFTLEDSEALDVPRLRSGETVQAAVERLVALNVSCILFNCCQPEVIAQALQVAQTTLKNNQAEHIKLGAYANAFAPQTKDATANDGLDEVRSDLTPPAYLTWAQKWQTIGASVIGGCCGIGAEHIQVLSQNFHQTTQK, encoded by the coding sequence ATGTCAATTCCAGCAGTCACTATTTTAGATGGCGGCATGAGCCGTGAGTTAGAAAAGCACGGTGCGCCTTTTCGTCAACCGGAGTGGTCAGCACTGTCCTTAATGGAAACACCAGAAATCGTCTGCGCCGTCCATCGTGATTTTATACAAAGTGGCGCACAAGTCATCACTACCAACAGCTATGCTTTGGTGCCTTTTCATATTGGTGAGGCCCGTTTCACAGCACAAGGGCAAGCCTTGGCCGCCACTGCTGGCAAGATGGCGCGTCAAGCGGTCGAATTAGAAGACAGTGACACTCAAGTTGCAGGCTCTATACCACCGTTATTTGGCTCTTATCGCGCTGACCTGTTTGACCCTGAGCGCGTAGAAGTCATAGCCACGCCTTTAATCAAAGGCTTGGCGCCTTATGTGGACTTTTGGTTGGCTGAAACCCAAAGTCTGATAGCGGAGGCCGTGGCCATTCATAAGCTGTTAGCGCAATTGGATGAGGCCCACAAACCTCTTTGGGTGGCTTTTACCTTAGAGGACAGCGAGGCGCTCGACGTCCCGCGCTTAAGATCAGGTGAGACCGTGCAAGCGGCAGTCGAGCGCTTGGTAGCGTTGAACGTCAGCTGTATCCTGTTTAATTGCTGCCAACCGGAGGTCATCGCGCAAGCTTTACAAGTGGCGCAAACCACCCTCAAAAACAACCAAGCCGAGCATATTAAGCTAGGCGCTTATGCCAATGCTTTTGCACCACAAACTAAAGACGCTACTGCCAATGACGGTCTGGATGAGGTCCGTAGCGATTTGACGCCGCCCGCTTATTTGACCTGGGCGCAAAAATGGCAAACCATAGGTGCCTCTGTCATTGGTGGCTGCTGCGGTATTGGCGCAGAGCATATCCAAGTTTTAAGCCAAAACTTCCATCAGACCACGCAAAAATAG
- a CDS encoding chlorhexidine efflux transporter: protein MEVALLLFFLVYTFVFTLIFDKIVPFSQPSQPPS from the coding sequence ATGGAAGTCGCCTTATTACTATTTTTTTTGGTTTATACCTTTGTATTTACTCTAATCTTTGACAAAATAGTACCCTTTTCTCAGCCCAGTCAGCCGCCATCCTAA
- a CDS encoding catalase: MTDKKCPYAPTDLTMSNGAPVADNQDSLTAGPRGPLLAQDLWLNEKLADFNREVIPERRMHAKGSGAFGTFTVTNDITRYTRAKIFDTVGKQTEMFARFSTVAGERGAADAERDIRGFALKFYTEEGNWDMVGNNTPVFFLRDPRKFPDLNKAVKRDPRTNMRSATNNWDFWTLLPEAFHQVTIVMSDRGIPASYCHMHGFGSHTYSFINAANERFWVKFHFRTQQGIKNLTDAEAEAIIGGDRESHQNDLFGAIEQGNYPKWTMYVQVMPETDADKVPYHPFDLTKVWPKGDYPLIEVGEFELNRNSDNYFLDVEQAAFAPSNLVPGISASPDRMLQARLFSYADAERYRLGVNRNQIPVNQPRCPVMSNQRDGLGRTDTNYGGRPHYEPNSFSQWQEQPQYAEPPLQIDGSAQHYSFREDDSDYFSQPRALFQLMSAEQQQVLFANTARAMGDALEFIKYRHIRHCHQCDPAYGEGVAKALGMTVADALAARETDPARHLPSFL; encoded by the coding sequence ATGACCGATAAAAAATGCCCTTATGCCCCCACCGACCTAACCATGAGCAATGGAGCCCCAGTCGCTGATAACCAAGACAGCCTGACTGCAGGACCCCGCGGACCCTTGCTGGCACAAGACCTCTGGCTGAATGAAAAGCTCGCTGACTTTAACCGCGAAGTCATCCCTGAGCGCCGTATGCACGCCAAAGGTTCGGGAGCTTTCGGTACCTTCACCGTCACTAATGACATTACCCGCTACACCCGAGCCAAAATTTTTGACACTGTGGGCAAACAAACTGAAATGTTCGCGCGCTTCAGTACCGTCGCGGGTGAACGCGGTGCCGCCGATGCTGAACGAGACATTCGTGGCTTCGCCTTGAAATTCTATACCGAAGAAGGCAATTGGGACATGGTGGGCAATAACACCCCCGTATTCTTCTTGCGTGACCCCCGTAAATTCCCCGATTTGAATAAAGCGGTCAAACGTGACCCGCGTACCAATATGCGCTCAGCAACGAATAACTGGGACTTTTGGACGCTATTGCCTGAAGCTTTTCATCAAGTCACTATCGTCATGAGTGACCGCGGTATCCCAGCATCCTACTGCCACATGCACGGCTTTGGGTCGCACACTTATAGCTTTATCAATGCGGCTAACGAGCGCTTCTGGGTGAAGTTCCATTTTCGCACGCAGCAAGGCATCAAAAACCTAACGGACGCCGAGGCCGAAGCTATCATCGGTGGCGATCGTGAAAGCCATCAAAACGACTTGTTTGGGGCTATCGAACAAGGGAACTATCCTAAGTGGACCATGTATGTGCAGGTCATGCCAGAGACCGATGCAGACAAAGTTCCCTATCACCCGTTTGATTTAACCAAAGTTTGGCCAAAAGGTGACTATCCGCTCATCGAAGTGGGCGAGTTTGAGCTCAATCGTAACTCAGACAACTATTTCTTAGATGTCGAGCAGGCCGCGTTTGCGCCGAGCAATTTAGTGCCGGGTATCAGCGCCTCGCCAGACCGTATGCTACAAGCTCGTCTGTTCAGCTACGCCGATGCTGAGCGCTACCGTTTGGGGGTGAACCGCAACCAAATTCCGGTAAATCAGCCCCGCTGCCCTGTCATGAGCAACCAGCGCGATGGCTTGGGCCGTACGGATACTAACTACGGCGGTCGTCCACATTATGAGCCTAACAGCTTTAGCCAGTGGCAAGAACAACCGCAGTATGCCGAGCCGCCTTTGCAGATCGATGGCTCAGCGCAGCACTACAGCTTCCGTGAGGACGATAGTGACTACTTTAGCCAACCGCGAGCTTTGTTTCAGTTGATGAGCGCCGAGCAGCAACAAGTATTGTTTGCTAACACCGCTCGCGCCATGGGCGATGCTTTAGAGTTTATTAAGTACCGCCACATTCGTCATTGCCACCAGTGTGATCCGGCGTATGGTGAAGGCGTGGCCAAAGCTTTGGGTATGACGGTAGCGGATGCGCTCGCCGCTCGCGAGACCGACCCTGCACGCCATTTACCGAGTTTTCTATAA
- a CDS encoding RNA-binding domain-containing protein encodes MSDYHKALVLELIQQPSELEWLEFKRNFHSSEEIGERISALANSACLLEKKYGYLVFGIVDGTHDIVGTSFTPKQHKAKGNEDLEHWLVTRLSPKIHFTIHEFQINGKNIALFEIPAATTTPVSFLHEAYIRIGSLTKPLKHHPELARKLWQSSAEDWSAEICHEATVADLDPAAISRARKVFADKNKRLADEVKEWNDITFLNKAKITISGQITHTAIILLGLPESSHFISPAQARITWILRGVDNFEKDYQHFEPPFLLAVDDVYQKIRNLNYRYLPFGTLFPEEIQQYDPYIIREALSNAIGHQDYRLGGGITVVEKEDSTLVFQNLGEFLPKTIENVLLRDAPEPKYRNPFLVNAMVNLNLMDTIGSGIKKMYQIQRNRYFPLPDYELSPDKVLVKFTGKVLDQDYAKQLAQVHDLSLHDLIALDKVQKEKLISDEEANELRKKGLIEGRKPNYIVAANIARHTEQQAEYMLLKGLNEEYYENAVLDLLKQFGQASRSDFDKFLAKKLPDVLSDEQKFHKVKNLLQKMKKRNLIYFEDKVWRLVNN; translated from the coding sequence ATGTCTGACTATCATAAAGCCCTCGTTCTAGAGCTTATCCAACAACCTAGCGAATTAGAGTGGCTAGAGTTTAAGCGTAACTTCCATAGCTCAGAGGAAATCGGCGAGAGAATTTCTGCGTTGGCCAATAGCGCATGCTTATTAGAAAAGAAATATGGTTACTTGGTTTTTGGCATAGTAGACGGAACCCATGACATTGTAGGGACTAGCTTTACACCTAAACAGCACAAAGCTAAAGGTAACGAAGACCTAGAGCATTGGCTAGTTACTCGTCTTAGCCCAAAGATACATTTTACGATTCATGAATTCCAAATTAATGGTAAGAACATCGCTTTGTTTGAAATTCCAGCAGCTACGACCACACCTGTAAGCTTTTTACATGAAGCTTATATTCGTATTGGTAGCCTAACTAAACCACTAAAGCATCATCCTGAACTTGCTCGCAAGTTATGGCAAAGTAGTGCTGAGGATTGGAGTGCAGAGATTTGTCACGAGGCTACTGTAGCGGACCTCGACCCTGCTGCTATTAGCAGGGCTAGAAAAGTCTTTGCGGATAAAAACAAACGTCTCGCAGATGAGGTCAAAGAATGGAATGACATAACTTTTTTGAATAAGGCGAAAATAACTATTAGCGGGCAGATTACTCATACGGCTATTATTCTTTTAGGATTACCAGAATCTAGCCATTTTATTAGCCCCGCTCAAGCTCGTATTACTTGGATATTACGCGGCGTCGATAATTTCGAAAAAGATTATCAACATTTTGAGCCACCTTTTTTGCTGGCTGTTGATGATGTATATCAAAAAATCCGCAATCTAAACTATCGATATCTACCCTTTGGAACGCTCTTTCCTGAAGAAATTCAGCAGTATGATCCTTACATTATCCGTGAGGCTCTTAGTAACGCTATAGGCCACCAAGATTATCGTTTAGGTGGTGGCATTACTGTGGTAGAAAAAGAAGATTCAACTCTAGTCTTTCAAAACTTAGGTGAGTTTCTGCCGAAGACTATTGAAAATGTGCTGTTACGTGATGCCCCTGAACCAAAATATCGCAATCCTTTTTTAGTCAATGCGATGGTCAATCTTAATCTGATGGATACGATAGGCAGTGGTATTAAAAAGATGTACCAAATCCAACGTAATCGCTATTTTCCTTTACCTGATTACGAACTCTCTCCTGACAAAGTATTGGTGAAATTTACAGGCAAAGTTTTGGATCAAGATTATGCCAAGCAATTAGCACAGGTACATGACCTATCGCTACATGACCTTATCGCCTTAGATAAAGTGCAAAAGGAAAAACTTATTAGCGATGAAGAGGCCAATGAGCTACGCAAAAAAGGCTTGATAGAAGGGCGTAAGCCTAACTATATCGTTGCCGCGAATATTGCTAGGCATACTGAGCAGCAAGCTGAATATATGCTCTTGAAAGGTTTAAATGAAGAGTATTATGAGAATGCAGTTTTAGATTTATTAAAACAATTTGGTCAGGCTAGCCGTTCTGATTTTGACAAGTTCTTAGCTAAAAAACTACCCGATGTGTTAAGCGATGAACAGAAGTTCCATAAGGTAAAAAACCTACTGCAAAAAATGAAGAAAAGAAACCTCATTTATTTTGAAGATAAGGTTTGGAGGTTAGTTAACAATTAG
- a CDS encoding PACE efflux transporter, producing MITLSPIKRRLLYVTVFEIIAILASTFILMLLSGGEAAQSLPVAIMVSAVAVIWNFTFNTIFESLERRWQITERTFIVRSLHALTFEGGLVLICLPLYMLWYKVGLWEAFVMEAALLLFFLIYTFVFTLVFDKIFTLSYQAEVDGEIP from the coding sequence TTGATTACCTTAAGCCCTATTAAACGTCGTTTACTCTACGTCACTGTCTTTGAAATTATCGCCATCTTAGCCTCTACCTTTATCCTCATGCTGTTAAGCGGTGGTGAGGCCGCCCAATCTTTACCAGTAGCCATTATGGTTTCAGCGGTAGCGGTTATCTGGAACTTTACCTTTAATACGATATTTGAGAGTCTAGAGCGCCGGTGGCAAATTACTGAGCGTACTTTTATCGTCCGTAGTCTTCATGCGTTGACGTTTGAAGGCGGGCTAGTCTTGATTTGTTTACCGTTATATATGCTTTGGTATAAGGTAGGTCTTTGGGAGGCGTTTGTCATGGAAGCCGCGCTACTGCTTTTCTTCTTGATCTATACTTTTGTGTTTACCTTGGTCTTTGATAAGATTTTTACTTTGTCTTATCAGGCTGAAGTGGACGGTGAGATTCCTTAA
- a CDS encoding DUF3124 domain-containing protein, producing the protein MNHYRSSALALAVLLLCTGCNKSLQDPNVMLSKEQKDPIEALEVTSKVDRSHFKYKQTFYVPIYSDIYTDSNNGKVLLSATLSVRNTTLKKSLYINKIDYYDTDGALVKAYINGPIELPPMATLNYIVEKEENKGGSGANFIIEVEGADKAVTPVIEAVMIGNFNNKSFAFSTEGTPVIQ; encoded by the coding sequence ATGAATCACTATCGTAGTTCTGCCCTAGCTCTCGCGGTCTTGCTGTTATGTACAGGCTGTAATAAGTCCTTGCAAGACCCCAACGTCATGCTCTCCAAGGAGCAAAAAGACCCCATTGAAGCATTAGAAGTCACCTCCAAGGTGGATCGCAGTCACTTTAAATATAAACAAACCTTTTATGTGCCTATCTACTCTGACATCTATACCGATAGTAACAACGGTAAAGTACTGTTGTCCGCCACGTTAAGTGTGCGCAATACCACGCTAAAAAAATCTTTATATATCAATAAAATCGATTATTACGATACCGATGGCGCTTTAGTCAAAGCTTATATTAATGGCCCTATCGAACTGCCCCCGATGGCGACGCTCAACTATATCGTTGAAAAAGAAGAAAATAAGGGTGGCTCTGGGGCCAATTTCATTATTGAGGTTGAAGGCGCTGATAAGGCTGTGACCCCCGTCATTGAGGCGGTAATGATTGGCAATTTTAATAATAAAAGCTTTGCTTTTTCCACAGAAGGCACCCCGGTCATTCAGTAA